A stretch of Manis javanica isolate MJ-LG chromosome 1, MJ_LKY, whole genome shotgun sequence DNA encodes these proteins:
- the RMDN2 gene encoding regulator of microtubule dynamics protein 2 isoform X3 produces MGKCLRYITANTDTEEQSFPVSKAFNTRVQELNLDVLLQKADNLRMNESSKMESFELLCDHKEKFRDEIEFIWRFARAYGDMYELSTNTQEKKYYANIGKTLGEKAITRAPMNGYCHLWYAVLCGYMSEFEGLQNKINYGHRFKEHLDKAIEFLPEEPFLYYLRGRYCYTVSKLSWIEKKMAATLFGKIPSSTIQEALQNFLKVEELHPGFSISNYMFLAKCYVNLEQINDAEKFCNLAVLLPCVTKEDKDAQKEAKKISTSLKR; encoded by the exons GTATATTACAGCTAATACTGACACAGAAGAACAGAGTTTTCCAGTCTCTAAAGCATTTAACACACGTGTGCAAGAATTAAATTTAGATGTCCTTCTTCAGAAAGCAGACAATTTACGTATGAATGAGTCTAGCAAGATGGAGAGTTTTGAACTACTTTGTGACCACAAAGAAAAG tttagaGATGAAATAGAGTTTATTTGGCGGTTTGCTCGTGCTTATGGAGACATGTATGAGCTATCTACAAATactcaagaaaagaaatattatgcTAATATTG GAAAGACATTAGGTGAAAAAGCTATTACTAGAGCACCCATGAACGGATATTGTCATCTGTG GTATGCTGTTTTGTGTGGCTATATGTCTGAGTTTGAAGGCttacaaaacaaaatcaactatggACATCGCTTCAAG GAACATCTAGATAAAGCAATTGAATTTTTACCTGAAGAACCCTTTTTGTATTACCTGAGGGGAAGATACTGTTATACT GTCTCAAAACTGAGctggattgaaaaaaaaatggctgctacTCTGTTTGGAAAAATACCATCCTCAACTATACAAGAAGCTTTACAAAATTTCCTTAag GTTGAAGAACTACACCCTGGTTTTTCTATATCCAATTACATGTTTTTGGCCAAG tgttatGTCAATCTTGAGCAAATCAATGATGCTGAGAAGTTCTGTAATCTGGCAGTGTTGCTTCCATGTGTAACCAAAGAG gaCAAAGATGCACAGAAAGAAGCGAAAAAAATAAGTACttccttgaaaagataa